The Lagopus muta isolate bLagMut1 chromosome 8, bLagMut1 primary, whole genome shotgun sequence genome contains a region encoding:
- the DNAJB2 gene encoding dnaJ homolog subfamily B member 2 isoform X2, with amino-acid sequence MVDYYEALGVSRNATADDIKKAYRKAALKWHPDKNPDNKEYAEQKFKEIAEAYEVLSDKQKRDVYDRYGKEGLMGAGPGGSRADAGAPEFTFTFRSAHDVFRDFFGGRDPFADFFDEMLPFSELRGAGPRHHGGGHFFSTFPGSSDFFTSSFSSGADAGLGFRSVSTSTTFVNGRRITTKRIIENGRERVEVEEDGELKSIHIDGVPDDMALGLELSRREQQAFPSPRPPSSPPPTPRRPPSSSPICLYTDSEDEDEDLQLAMAYSLSEMEAAGHHQAGVF; translated from the exons ATGGTGGACTACTACGAAGCGCTGGGTGTGAGCCGCAACGCCACCGCCGACGACATCAAGAAGGC GTacaggaaggcagcactgaaaTGGCACCCGGACAAAAACCCGGACAACAAGGAATACGCCGAGCAGAAGTTCAAGGAAATCGCTGAGGCCTATGAAGTGCTGTCAGACA AGCAGAAGCGCGATGTCTATGACCGCTATGGCAAAGAGGGCCTCATGGGGGCAG GGCCAGGGGGCTCCAGAGCCGATGCTGGGGCTCCTGAATTCACCTTCACCTTCCGCAGCGCTCACGATGTTTTCCGGGACTTCTTTGGCGGGCGAGATCCCTTTGCTGACTTCTTTG ATGAgatgctgcccttctctgagcTGCGGGGAGCTGGCCCCCGGCACCACGGAGGGGGACACTTCTTCTCCACCTTCCCTGGATCCTCAG ATTTCTTCACCTCATCCTTCAGCTCGGGGGCTGATGCAGGGCTGGGATTCCGTTCCgtctccacctccaccaccttTGTTAATGGTCGACGTATCACCACAAAGCG GATTATTGAGAATGGGCGGGAGCGGGTGGAAGTGGAGGAGGATGGGGAGCTGAAGTCGATCCACATCGATG GTGTCCCTGACGACATGGCGCTGGGGCTGGAGTTGAGCCGGCGGGAGCAGCAAGCCTTCCCCAGCCCACGCCCCCCTTCGTCCCCACCACCTACCCCACGGCGGCCTCCGAGCTCCTCGCCCATCTGCCTCTACACAGACAGcgaggatgaggatgaggactTGCAGCTGGCCATGGCCTACAGCCTCTCTGAGATGGAGGCCGCGGGGCACCACCAAGCAG GTGTGTTCTGA
- the DNAJB2 gene encoding dnaJ homolog subfamily B member 2 isoform X1 yields the protein MVDYYEALGVSRNATADDIKKAYRKAALKWHPDKNPDNKEYAEQKFKEIAEAYEVLSDKQKRDVYDRYGKEGLMGAAGPGGSRADAGAPEFTFTFRSAHDVFRDFFGGRDPFADFFDEMLPFSELRGAGPRHHGGGHFFSTFPGSSDFFTSSFSSGADAGLGFRSVSTSTTFVNGRRITTKRIIENGRERVEVEEDGELKSIHIDGVPDDMALGLELSRREQQAFPSPRPPSSPPPTPRRPPSSSPICLYTDSEDEDEDLQLAMAYSLSEMEAAGHHQAGVF from the exons ATGGTGGACTACTACGAAGCGCTGGGTGTGAGCCGCAACGCCACCGCCGACGACATCAAGAAGGC GTacaggaaggcagcactgaaaTGGCACCCGGACAAAAACCCGGACAACAAGGAATACGCCGAGCAGAAGTTCAAGGAAATCGCTGAGGCCTATGAAGTGCTGTCAGACA AGCAGAAGCGCGATGTCTATGACCGCTATGGCAAAGAGGGCCTCATGGGGGCAG CAGGGCCAGGGGGCTCCAGAGCCGATGCTGGGGCTCCTGAATTCACCTTCACCTTCCGCAGCGCTCACGATGTTTTCCGGGACTTCTTTGGCGGGCGAGATCCCTTTGCTGACTTCTTTG ATGAgatgctgcccttctctgagcTGCGGGGAGCTGGCCCCCGGCACCACGGAGGGGGACACTTCTTCTCCACCTTCCCTGGATCCTCAG ATTTCTTCACCTCATCCTTCAGCTCGGGGGCTGATGCAGGGCTGGGATTCCGTTCCgtctccacctccaccaccttTGTTAATGGTCGACGTATCACCACAAAGCG GATTATTGAGAATGGGCGGGAGCGGGTGGAAGTGGAGGAGGATGGGGAGCTGAAGTCGATCCACATCGATG GTGTCCCTGACGACATGGCGCTGGGGCTGGAGTTGAGCCGGCGGGAGCAGCAAGCCTTCCCCAGCCCACGCCCCCCTTCGTCCCCACCACCTACCCCACGGCGGCCTCCGAGCTCCTCGCCCATCTGCCTCTACACAGACAGcgaggatgaggatgaggactTGCAGCTGGCCATGGCCTACAGCCTCTCTGAGATGGAGGCCGCGGGGCACCACCAAGCAG GTGTGTTCTGA